The window TTGTCATGGTTTTTTCTAGCGGAGTTTCACTTGATAATGGAGTAATGGCTAGTGTTCCCATCTCTTTTCTTAACAACGCTAACAGATCTTCGGCTTGTTTAAAGCTAGCTGTATCGACTATTACACGTTTTTGTACTGTATCAATCCATAGCCAGAAAAACTGATATTTACTAAACGCTCTTGGTAATAGATCAATAAATACTTCATCTTTTAATGCTGCAGTTTCAGTTTTTTTCAACTTTCGGCTTAATGCAGCTTCTTGTTTTGCTATTTTCTCTGCTAAAGCCTGTTTAATGACCGAAGTAGGTAAAATTTTAGTCTCTTTCTTTAAGCGCAGTAACAATTGCCCATCAACATCAAGCATTAGTGTATTATCACTCTTCTCTCCATAGGGAGAAATCCATCCTGATTTAGTACTATCTGTGTTCCCACAAGGAGAAAAATGACAAGCATTGATTGCGCGTTCAACTAATTGTTTATCAAGAAGGTGATCTTTATTTAATTGATAAATAATGGCATTTTTAAACCAAGGCATATTAATTGGTATTCCCTTTGCTGAGGATTAAATTAAAATATCCGAGTTTACTAAATTAGCTTGTCGGGTATGGTGATTAGAAATATAAGTTACTCAACAGGTGAACTCATAAAAGTCAGCTTAGAAGCTGTAGTTGATACCTGCAAATACACTTGGTACAGTACTGTTTGCGATCATTGGGCTATTTTTAGCATCGCCTGTCAATTTATCGATTCTCACACCAGCGTATGAACTAAAATGTTGAGTAATTGCATAGCTACCGACTAATGAAACGTAAGGCGTAAATGAGCTTTTGGCATCATGATAAGCAAGACCCGAACGCATTGATTCTGCATGAGATACGCCATAATAATAATCATTATGTTTATCGTTTGCCCAAGTAAAGCCAACTTTAGGCACGATTGCCCATTTATCACCAGTAAATTTGTAGCTATAACTTGCACCAATGATAACACTATTACTTTCATCTAAAATATCAGCACCAATACCTGTCGTAAAATTACCAAATTGCGTTGATATTGAGTATCTTGCTTCAGCTAGTAGTGTTGAATGTCGTTTGTTAAGCTGCTTCATTTGATAATTATCACTATCTTTAGGTTTAAATTCAAAAGGTAGATAGCTTAAACCAAGAGAAACTTTTTGATTATTATCATTATAGACATAAGCTCCAGCAGTAAAATTATTAATGAAGAATACGCCATTATCAAAAACAATACTTGGTAGCGGATAGTATACAGAACCATACCCTTTGTATGGTGAGTCGGTCCAACTAGCACCAAGGCCAATTGAAGTCGGTTGTGCCTGTGCGGCAAAAGATGCCACAAGTAACGATGGGGCGATCGTAGATAAAGACACGATATGCTTATTCACTGATAACTCCTATTCTTTAAATTAATGATGAGACATTCTCACTATGGTTATTATAGAGGATTTAAAAATAATTTTCTATTTACTTGTAATTGATTGTTTTTTCTCCATCCTGAATAATATAATGCTTTGCTTGCTCTGTTCTGGCTATGATTTTACCATGACGTATTGAATAGCTAATTGGGGTTTGTCGGCGTAACGCATCAAAACCATTTTTAGCTGGTAGTATAATCAAATTAGCTTCTTTACCTGTTGCAATACCATATTTATGGTTAGCTAGATTGAGAGTTTTAGCACTATTTGTTGTAATTAATTTAATTCCTTGATTAATTTGTTCGTAGCCCATTAACTGACAAACATGTAATCCCATATGTAAAACTTGTAACATATTAGCGGTTCCAAGCGGATACCAAGGGTCAAAAACATCATCATGCCCAAAACAGACATTAATATTCGATTCCAATAGCTCTTTGACTCGAGTAACTCCACGACGTTTAGGGTAGCTGTCAAAGCGTCCTTGTAGATGGATATTAACTAATGGATTGGCAACAAAATTGATGCCTGACATTTTTAATAATCTAAATAATCGTGATGTATAAGCGCCATTATATGAGTGCATTGCAGTCGTATGACTAGCGGTAACTTTATCGCCCATTTGATATTTATGTGCTAATGCTGCAACAGTTTCAATAAAACGTGATTGTTCATCATCGATCTCATCGCAATGAACATCAATAAGACGTTGATATTTTTGTGCTAATTCAAAAATATAATGTAGCGAATCGATACCATATTCTCGAGTAAATTCAAAGTGAGGTATCGCACCGATAACATCAGCACCTAATTTTACAGCTTGTTCTAGTAACTCCTTGCCATTTGGATAAGATAAAATCCCTTCTTGTGGAAAAGCGACGATTTGTAGCTCAATCCAAGGCGCAATCTCTTTTTTAACTTCTAGCATTGCTTTTAATGCTGTTAATGAGGGATCTGATACATCAACATGTGTTCGTACATATTGGATACCATTCGCAATTTGCCACTGTAACGTTTTTAATGCTCTGGATTTTACGTCATCGCAAGTTAACATCGATTTTCGTTCCGCCCAACGTTCTATACCTTCAAACAGTGTTCCTGATTGATTCCATGATGGTTGCCCAGCAGTTTGTGTCGTATCCAAATGAATATGTGGTTCAATAAATGGTGGAATAACGAGTCCACCATCAGCATCTAGTGCATCATGAACAGAATTAGACTGTGCTGAAATATTACCAAATAAGCCGTTATTTATCTCAATTTGCCATAAACCATCTTGGTCTGGTAAACGAGCATTCGTTATTGTAAAAGTTGTCTTATTATTCATTTTCAGCCTCGAGTTAATCTCATTTTTCGTTCAATCAAAGTAATAATTATATAGCTTATTGCACTACCTAGCACGGAATTAATCGGTACAACACCTGGTAAATATTTAGCGCAGATAATACCGATTACGACGGCAATAATTGCAACCCAGTTAATTTGTTGCCGACTACCATTAGCTAGAGCTTGGTAACGTTTTCGATTCATCATGTAATCGGCAATAATCACTCCTCCAATTGGAGGTATTGCAGTGGATAGAAATGTCAGCCAATCGACAAAATTATTATATAGCCATACGGCACACAAAGTCCCAATTAGGCCATTAAGCATAGACATGGTTTTACTCGATAGCCCCGTAATATTTGACATTCCAAGACCGGATGCATACAAGGCATTGTCATTTGTTGTCCAAATATTTAAACCCAATACAATGATAGCGGGTATGAGGAGCCCTTGTGCAATCATGACATCTGAAATATCGGCTTGACCAACTGAAGCAGCGCCGGCTGCACCAAAAATAAACATCAGTGAGTTGCCTAATAAAAAACAGATAATGGTAATAATAAAAACATGTCTAGCTCGTTTACCAAAACGCACAAAATCTGCGGTAAGTGTTCCTGCGCTAATAAATGAACCTACGACAATTGTTAATGCTGTTGCAAAAGAGAGTGGTTGGCTTGGGGTGATATTAATTAATGCATGTAGTCCTCCCGCATCGTTCACGGCAACCCAAACGGAATAACAGCCTAAAATACCAATCGCCGGAACGGCTATTATTGATAGATAAAGCAGTGCTTTTATACCTTCAAAAGCAACCGTAACCGTCATTAAAAAACCAAATAATCCAATCAATAAATATTCATTAATTCCTGTTGCTTTACTTACTGGAAATGCAAACATAGCCAGTCCCACACCAAACCAACCAATTTGTGTACCAGCTAATAAGAAAGAGGGTAACCAAGAGCCTTTTAAACCGAATGAAAAACGTGCTAATAAGTGAGTCGAAAATCCGGTCTTTGCACCTATATAACCAAGTGTCGCACTATAAATTCCTAACAATAAATTACCAATAAAAAGGGCAAAAAAGAAGTTCTTAAAAGAGAGACCAGTACCAAGTGTACCACCCGCCCACATACTCGCTGAAAAAAAGGTTAAGCTTAGCATGATAAAAGTGAGCGAAATAATGCCGCGTTTAGCTGATTGAGGAACAGCTTCTTGACTAAAATTATGATCTTTTGCATTTGCCATAATGAGTTCATATATCCTTATCAATAAAAAAATTCGCGTCATTATAATTATTTTTAACTAATAAACTACTAGTTAACATTTTGATAAATATTAATTCATTGAAATATTAGTAGTATTATTTTTGAGACAAATAAATTAATGTCTGAAAGACTAAATTAAAGGGGAAATTCATTAATAATGATAATTCATGACTAATGACATTCACGAATAACAAAAAATTTGTTATATTCATTAGTAAATTGGTTAAAGTTAAGCTTTACCGCAAAGTAATTAAAACATTTAGGGGAATTTTATGAGCGAAGTTGAGGCTCGTCCAACAAACTTTATCCGTCAAATAATTGATACTGACTTGTCTGAAGGTAAATATAAGACTATTCAAACTCGTTTTCCACCAGAGCCTAATGGTTATTTGCATATTGGTCATGCTAAATCGATTTGCTTGAATTTTGGTGTAGCGCAAGATTATCGTGGTAAATGTAATCTACGTTTTGATGATACAAATCCAGTTAAAGAAGACATGGAATATGTTGAGTCTATTAAGCAAGATGTTGAATGGCTTGGTTTTCACTGGGATGGCGATGTACGTTATTCTTCAGATTATTTCGATCAACTCTTTCATTATGCGATTGAATTGATTGAAAAAGGGTTGGCTTACGTTGATGAATT is drawn from Orbaceae bacterium BiB and contains these coding sequences:
- a CDS encoding recombination-associated protein RdgC, encoding MPWFKNAIIYQLNKDHLLDKQLVERAINACHFSPCGNTDSTKSGWISPYGEKSDNTLMLDVDGQLLLRLKKETKILPTSVIKQALAEKIAKQEAALSRKLKKTETAALKDEVFIDLLPRAFSKYQFFWLWIDTVQKRVIVDTASFKQAEDLLALLRKEMGTLAITPLSSETPLEKTMTTWVRNAERHPPLLLGNEIELKDALEDNQIVRCKNQEMDSNEIYVHIDAGKQVSKLQLVDERGVSFMLNRDYTLKRLKFDASVLDKNEDFMPEERDKKCEADFFIMTSTLSETINSLIQKVN
- a CDS encoding MipA/OmpV family protein, with translation MNKHIVSLSTIAPSLLVASFAAQAQPTSIGLGASWTDSPYKGYGSVYYPLPSIVFDNGVFFINNFTAGAYVYNDNNQKVSLGLSYLPFEFKPKDSDNYQMKQLNKRHSTLLAEARYSISTQFGNFTTGIGADILDESNSVIIGASYSYKFTGDKWAIVPKVGFTWANDKHNDYYYGVSHAESMRSGLAYHDAKSSFTPYVSLVGSYAITQHFSSYAGVRIDKLTGDAKNSPMIANSTVPSVFAGINYSF
- a CDS encoding cytosine deaminase, translating into MNNKTTFTITNARLPDQDGLWQIEINNGLFGNISAQSNSVHDALDADGGLVIPPFIEPHIHLDTTQTAGQPSWNQSGTLFEGIERWAERKSMLTCDDVKSRALKTLQWQIANGIQYVRTHVDVSDPSLTALKAMLEVKKEIAPWIELQIVAFPQEGILSYPNGKELLEQAVKLGADVIGAIPHFEFTREYGIDSLHYIFELAQKYQRLIDVHCDEIDDEQSRFIETVAALAHKYQMGDKVTASHTTAMHSYNGAYTSRLFRLLKMSGINFVANPLVNIHLQGRFDSYPKRRGVTRVKELLESNINVCFGHDDVFDPWYPLGTANMLQVLHMGLHVCQLMGYEQINQGIKLITTNSAKTLNLANHKYGIATGKEANLIILPAKNGFDALRRQTPISYSIRHGKIIARTEQAKHYIIQDGEKTINYK
- the codB gene encoding cytosine permease is translated as MANAKDHNFSQEAVPQSAKRGIISLTFIMLSLTFFSASMWAGGTLGTGLSFKNFFFALFIGNLLLGIYSATLGYIGAKTGFSTHLLARFSFGLKGSWLPSFLLAGTQIGWFGVGLAMFAFPVSKATGINEYLLIGLFGFLMTVTVAFEGIKALLYLSIIAVPAIGILGCYSVWVAVNDAGGLHALINITPSQPLSFATALTIVVGSFISAGTLTADFVRFGKRARHVFIITIICFLLGNSLMFIFGAAGAASVGQADISDVMIAQGLLIPAIIVLGLNIWTTNDNALYASGLGMSNITGLSSKTMSMLNGLIGTLCAVWLYNNFVDWLTFLSTAIPPIGGVIIADYMMNRKRYQALANGSRQQINWVAIIAVVIGIICAKYLPGVVPINSVLGSAISYIIITLIERKMRLTRG